In Halomarina salina, one DNA window encodes the following:
- a CDS encoding helix-turn-helix domain-containing protein — protein sequence MIVEFTIQQPTLLQTLRAAPSTRVIWQQTDSTANDERLILFWAESDDYDAFEQAMYDDPTVTGPKTLTKFSDRRLYHVEQTGEGIAQAVYPSIVEVGGIVQQCIATQEGWWYQVAFPDNDALTHFHDTCTDHDLDFRLERKYEEADDDNPSGSYGLTEKQREMLAHAIEQGYYEVPRATNLDCIAEEQDISHQAASERLRRAVEVLGQHTIMTTAEPTGQTAQESDAPDPSEGSGQSAN from the coding sequence ATGATTGTTGAGTTCACGATTCAGCAGCCGACACTCCTCCAGACATTGCGAGCGGCACCATCAACGCGAGTTATCTGGCAGCAAACCGATTCGACGGCCAACGACGAGCGACTCATTCTGTTCTGGGCGGAGTCAGACGACTACGACGCGTTCGAGCAGGCGATGTACGACGACCCGACGGTGACCGGACCGAAGACGCTCACGAAGTTCAGCGACCGGCGATTATACCACGTCGAGCAGACCGGCGAGGGCATCGCTCAAGCAGTCTACCCGTCGATAGTGGAAGTGGGAGGCATCGTCCAGCAGTGCATCGCGACCCAGGAGGGCTGGTGGTATCAGGTCGCGTTCCCCGACAACGACGCGCTCACGCACTTCCACGACACCTGTACGGACCACGACCTCGACTTTCGACTCGAACGGAAGTACGAGGAAGCCGACGACGACAACCCCTCTGGCAGTTATGGACTGACCGAGAAACAACGCGAGATGCTCGCGCACGCTATCGAGCAGGGGTACTACGAGGTGCCCCGCGCGACGAACCTCGATTGCATCGCCGAGGAGCAGGACATCTCCCATCAGGCTGCCTCCGAACGCCTCCGGCGAGCGGTCGAGGTGCTCGGGCAACATACCATCATGACGACCGCCGAACCGACCGGTCAGACTGCACAGGAAAGCGACGCACCTGACCCGAGTGAAGGGTCGGGACAGAGCGCGAACTGA
- a CDS encoding HalOD1 output domain-containing protein produces MTRTTRRSGANYSEEDCSDNRYLIGFDPETDSISQTVIAGVAALTDTPWRDCPVFYETMDPDALDALFDTHPDGTERPGQWAIEFTYAECAVQITAGGYIALTPLSGTAE; encoded by the coding sequence ATGACACGAACTACACGACGTTCTGGAGCGAATTATAGTGAGGAGGATTGTAGCGATAATCGGTATCTCATTGGATTTGACCCAGAAACAGACTCGATTAGCCAAACAGTCATTGCTGGAGTCGCTGCCCTCACAGATACACCCTGGAGGGACTGTCCAGTGTTCTATGAGACGATGGACCCGGACGCGCTGGACGCGCTTTTTGATACTCATCCCGACGGAACAGAGCGTCCCGGACAATGGGCTATCGAATTCACCTACGCGGAGTGTGCCGTGCAGATTACTGCAGGTGGGTATATCGCACTCACCCCACTGTCGGGTACTGCAGAATAA